In the Lepus europaeus isolate LE1 chromosome 10, mLepTim1.pri, whole genome shotgun sequence genome, tacttaagttgagttccaggctcttggctttggcctggcctagcccagctgttatgggcatttggggagtgaaccactggataggagATACTTCACTTGCTTCTCTCCGTCTCTGGCTCTCTTCAAGGAAATGAATGTCCCTGTTCGCAACAAGTCTCTGAGCAGAAAGCATATCATGAATAAAGCAGACCTCTAGGAGAGTTATTTTAGGTGGAAGCAGATGTAGTTTGGCCCAGTAACACGTCAGCTTTGGTATGAATGGAAAACATACGGTAGTAGGAGTTTGCTCCCCTGGTTAGATTGCTGGGTATTATGGGTCTAATTTTCATCTTGCCTTTGATTGGAACGATTTGGCCTGGTACAAGGTCCTCTCTAATCTCGGCGCTCTGATTCTTCCTATTCAAGTTCTTCCTATCCAAGATCCGTGCCCACGTGGCTACCTGTTCCAAATACCAGAATTACATCATGGAAGGCGTGAAGGCCACCACTAAGGATgcatcgcttcagccaaggtaaACGACCCGCTCGGGCCGGCAGGTGGCGATCAGCTTTGGCTGCACAGATTTGGATGCTCTGCAAGCATGAGTCTGGGGAAGTGGAGCTCTGATTGTTAGTCTGGCCAAGGTGCGCTTCACGTGGGGGGACTGTCTGATGGTCACTTCAGATGTTAGCCCATCCAGCACATGGCCTGGTCAGGATGGGCCCATCCCATACCCACTGGGTGTGGCTCCTTTGTGGAATGGACAGTGGCTGAAGCTGCATGGCAGGGTGCCCACAGAAGGCTTTTCACCTTGTCCCTGTCCTTCGTCTTCCAGGAATGTCCCAAACCGTTACACCTTTCCTTGTCCTTACTGTCCTGAGAAAAACTTCGATCAGGAAGGACTTGTGGAACACTGCAGATTGTCCCACAGCATGGATACCAAGTCTGTGGtaagaagaactttttttttttaactgtattattgggaaaaaaattcaaacttaCTGAAAAATGATGAACTCCTGTGTACCCTTTACCCAGATTCGCAGATTATTAACATTTTACCATATTGGCTTACCCAACCTGTCTCTGTATTGTTGGCTGATCATTTGGGACTAAGTTATAGAGATGCCATGACCTTTGCCTAAAATCCTTAAATGTACATCCTGagagtattttcttttaaaatagaaaaatgcacacatttggggacagcaggctaagccactgcttgcgaagACACAGCCCATGTCCAGGTGgtagttctagtccctgctattCCATTTCACATCCACCTTCCTGGTAACAGatcctggatcggaagtgaagcagccgagtctGAATAGGCACCCATGGGGACCCTGGCGCTGCAGGCGACTGCTTCGCCCGCTATGtcaatctttgaagaaaaaaaaaaaaaaaaaaggctggcgctgtggcatagtgtgtaaagctgccatcGGCagtgccagcttttttttttttttttttggcaggcagagttagaaaggtcttccttccattggttcacccctcaaatggctgctacggccgcacgctgtgccgatctgaagccaggagccaggtgcttcctcctggtctcccatgcgggtgcagggcccaagcccttgggccatcctccattgccttcccgggccacagcagagagctggactggaagaggagcaaccaggtctagaacccgggttccagcactgcaggcggaggattagcctattgagccgcggcgccggcccatccgctggttctctcttcactgcctgcaacagcggGGACTGGCCAGGTGAAAGCcgagagccaggcgcttcatcccagcctcccacgccggtggcagggcccaggtccTCAGccatgcactgccttcccaggtgcactagccgTAAGCTGGAGTTCGAgctggcactctgctgtggggtgTGAGGCTTAACTCACcgtaccacagtgccatcccactctgcctttcagtagatgaaaataaaacctgttttttaatatgtattcgAAAGAAAGAgttttaatccactggttcattccccaagtagccacgacagacagggctgagccaggctgaatacAGGAGCCTAGACCTTCATCGAGggctcatgtgggtgcagaggcccaagctctcagaccatcctctgctactttcccaagggtgttagcaggcagctggattggaggtggagtagccagaacttaaCCCATATAGGAtcccggcgccataggcagaggcttaacctacgccACAGCACGGCCCTGCTGTTTTATTTAAATACCACAGAATGCCATATAGTTCCATCTATCTGTATTTATATAGAGATAAAAAGTTTGAATTTGGCCCCTCTCAGCAGTGTGTTGGATTtcgtttaaggtttatttgtttgaaaggcagtgtgatagagaaggaggaaaagagctctctaacttacttatttatttatttatgaaaggcagagttaacggAAAGGAGAAGAgacggatcttccatccactgtttcactccccagatggccacaatggctggggctgggccaggccaggccaaagccaggagcctgcaacttcctctgggtctcctatgtgggtgcaggggcccaagcccttgggccatcttctgttgctttgctagatacataagcagggagttggattggaaatagagcaaccaggacacacccagtgcccatttgggatgccagtgttacaggcagaggcttaccatgctatgccacaatgccagtcccaaaagagatcttccatctgctggttcattcccaaaatggccacaacagccagactggtccaggtcaaagccaggagcctagggctccatctgggtctcccacacggagaggagggacccaaggatgtgggccatcttgtgctgcttttctggGCACAGTAGCAGCAAGCTGGAAGGCAGCcaagcagccggcacttgaacatCGCTCTGAAAAGGGATGCTGGAATTCTGGATCGTAggagcagcttagctcactgcgccacaacaccgacCCAGGCAGTGTGTTAGATTTCTCCCTTCATGTAATGGACCTTGGTCTTCCTGTATCATTAGGTATCTACCGCCTCTATTCGTTTTAATTTTCCAATTTATCTCCTACTGCTTCTCTTGATCTCTGCACTCCATTGAATGGGCAGGCTTCAGCTTCATTGCCATAGAAAGTGGTGTACTCCGCAAAGCCAAGTTTTCAACTCCATCTTCAAGAGGttttaagaggtttttttttatttttttgacaggcagagtggatagtgagacagagagaaaggtcttcctttttgccgttagttcaccctccaatggccgctgcagccggcgcatctcgctgatctgaagccaggagccaggtgcttctcctggtctcccatgctggtgcagggcccaagcacttgggccatcctccactgccttcccgggccatagcagagagctggcctggaagaggggcaaccgggatagaatccggtgccccaaccgggactagaacccgctatgccggcgccgcaaggcagaagattagcctgttaagccacggcgccggccaagagttcTTAATGttattactggggctggcactgtggcgcagtaggttaaggccctggcctgaagcgccggcatcccatatgggcgccggttttagtcccggctgctcctcttctgatccagctccctgctatggcctgggaaagcagtagaagatggcccaagtccttgggcccctgcacccgtgtgggagacccagaagaaactcctggttcctggcttcggatcagctcagctccggccattgaggctgtctggggaatgaacctctctctgtaactctgtctttcaaataaataaaatacaattttaaaaaattaactaattacTAATTGGAAGAGAGACATACAGATACACAgggcccacctgcctgcccttaCTTCCCGTCTTCCGTTTGAAAGTTAGACAGGTCTAGCAGCTCAGACCCTTTCCCCATAGAGGAATGCACGGCTCCTGCCTGGCTGCAGTCCTGACTCCAGTCCGCTGgtcatgtgcacctgggaggcagcaggtgcagctcaggtgctttggcccctgccatgcacaggagagacctgattgagttctgtctgcgcctggcccagtcctgatggttgtaggcatttaaggaatgaaccagtggacagtcACGCTGTCTTTAcatctgtgcctctcaaatttaaaataaaaacagatagatTCAGCTGTATTGGTAACCACAGAAACTAATGTAGGATGTTGAGTAAAATGATGAGGCACTGTAGTTCATTTCCTGTGCCGTCTCTCCGCCCTCATTGTCAGAAGTGGTAGTGCACCCCCCCAAGTTCAAGTCAGGTGCCCATTAAAGAGTCAGTGTCAGAACCAGTACTGGAGCCTACATCTCCTGGCTCCTAAACCTGTTCTCTTCACTATCGGGAATGGTCTTGAGTGTTCACTAGTGTTTGAATAGCGCTCAACTACATATATGGAAAAATGCAGAATCATAATTCAAAGCCATTTAAGTTTTTTGTTGAGATTCAGCTACGTCCTCTTACGGCCACTCTTCATTCTTGATATGGATGTTTTTCCATATGATACGTTTTAATGGCCCCACACCTTTCCACTTTGCAGCTCTACCATTATTTAACTGGTTTCTTTAATGGATGCCAAAGTCAGCCCCCAGTGATATTAGGAAATTTAATTAAGGCCTTCATGTTAAATCCTATTAAAGGATTACTGCTTACTAGGTAGGGTAGTAGAATTATGTGTACATAGGGAAATATAGGAATGTTTTTAAGGTGGTATTGAAATAGTGAAGGATTGAATAGTCTTGTaatatgtttctctttttttgctgAAGTAAATGTATCATGTAAATCTAAGTTTCTCCTTTTCTATAGGTCtgaaattttcataattttacatTGGTGCCATATCTTTGCCTATGCTTGTAAGATAGACACAGTCTGCGGTGCGGATTAACTTGGTCAAACAAAGGTTGCCTACGCTCATCATTTGGATAGCCATTACTGAGCTGTTCTGCAGTTTCAGACTGTTGTCGTGGCCTGGTCCCCTCTCTCTCGGCTCTCTTTCGGTATTCTGAAATCCCtgatagggccggtgctgtggtgtagtagattaagcctccgcctgcagcgctggcatcccatatgggtgccagtttgagtctcagctgctccacttctgatccagctctctgctatggcctgggaaagcagatggcccaagtgctcgggcccctgtatccgcgtgggagacccagaggaagctcctggcttcggattggcccagctctggtcgttgcagccatctggggagtgaaccgtctttctctctctctgtaactctgcctctcatgtaaataaatggatcttttaaaaaaaaccacacacacaatcTGATTGATTTTTGTCTGCTGAAGCCTTCCCACcctcctgtctcccctctctACAGCGCCATTGCTGtcagtgtctcagctgctcccctggAAGCCGTCTGGTCTCCCCGTCAGCCTTAGTCTTGACCTGCGTCGCGGCTTCACAGCGCCTGCCTGCCTCTTGCACCTCCCCTTGGTCCCTGTATCTTCTTGCAGTTGAGGGGGTTCCGTTTCCCGGCCGgagctcccctctcctcccctgcccgaGTTTCTGGGTGGCCGCCTGCAGTCTGCTGTCTCCTGGCCTTTGCCGTGCGCCGGCCTCTCTAGAGCTCTCTCAGTTCTGTTTGCCTTTCTTTCCAGTCTTCCAAACCCCAGATCCCCTGTTTGTGGGAGGATTTTTTTCAGCCCGATCCTCCTCCTCTGAGCATTTGCTCTGTCCAATGCATGTGAGGCTGTGTTCGCGCCCGTGGTTCGTCACTCTTCTGATTGTCTTGTGTGCTGGGCTGAAGGCCACGGGCCCACCTCCCTGCGCACGGGACGGCGTCGAAAGCGTGTTACAACGTGAGCCTTTGCACACTCTGGTGTGTCACTTGACTCGAGTGCCTAACGTGTTCTTTTTGTTGAAAGGTCTGTCCGATTTGTGCCTCGATGCCCTGGGGAGACCCCAACTACCGCAGCGCCAACTTCATAGAGCACATCCAGCGCCGGCACCAGTTTTCGTACGACACCTTCGTGGTGAGTCTGGGGCCCGGGCTCTGGGCCTTCCCGGGGGGAGCAGCACGGCTACCTCCGTTTTCTCCAGAGGGGACCTTGGGGGCACACCCCCGAGCCTTGTCTGTGACCTGATGCCAGCTCTGGGACAGCAGCTGAGCTCTCTGCTCTCGGTCCCTGGGGGCCAGAGCGGATGGAGGAAACGGGCTCGGTCACCCTGgctgctccttcctcccctccccgccacaGTGTTACTCACTTTCCTTCTACCTCTTACAGAGCCTGGTTGGGGACCCGCAAGCTCAGGTGCCCGTGAGGACCAGGCAGGCAGTGGGGATTGTCCTCGTAGAGTATACAGGCTGCACAGTGCGAGCCTTGTCACGGGGACAGCAGCTGCAGCTGACCGGCCTGGGGGGCAAATGAAGGCACAGCCaggccccccccccaccaacGCCCCTAAGCAGGAAATGAAGAGTTTTGCAGGAAGCATCACAGGTTGTATTTTTAGAAACGCAGCACATCCACTAGCCACACGTGGCCATCAGGTTGGGGGCCGTGCCCTGGTTGGTATGCGCTGATGTTGAAGGTGCGCGCTGTTGTCTTCCATTATGAAGACAGATCGGTTTGGCCAACTGCTCGAAGTACATTTTTAAGATTCTTCattgaagggcagagttgcagagagacaggtcttcaccCCCAGCTGAGATGaccgcagagcagccaggactgggccaggctggagctggagcgtCACCTGGGTCTTGAGGGTGACAAGACCCAGACACGTGGGCCGTCTCCATTGCTTTTTCCCAGGTCTTTAGcgaggagcggctgggacacgAACAGCagccgtgtgggatgctggcagcgcaGGCAGGGCTTTGCTTGCTATGCCATAAAGCCACCgccaccccccacacccccctTTTCTTTCAGTAAATCTTTTTATTTGCACTTACTGGTGTTAGAATTTTAGAATAGTGTTTGATAGCTGTATTTCAGGAGTAGGAAAACTCCTAGGTTGTCCAAAAGAATATTCTAGTAACTGTTGATGCCGTGAAGATGAAGGTAATACCTAAACACGCCCACACAGGTCACTGCCCAGTGGTCAGGGAAGGCTGGGCCGCGGCAGCTGctgctctctcccactctgttctCTGCTGGGTGCTGACACTGGCCCAACTGCCCCAAGCATGTTGCCCTCTGCTCCAGAGAACCAGGTGGTGTGCCGGCTCCTTCGGTGTGCTGCGTGGGCTTCACGGTCCCCGCTGGAGGGTGCTCCATCCCTCCAGGTGGAAGGCGAGGCAGTGGGGCGCAGAGACGCAGTGGTTTGCCCAGTCCATAGCCAGCTTTGGGGCCGGGGCCTGGTCTCGCGTGGCTGCCTTCTCTCCCCTGACTGCGCAGTCGCTGAGCCCGCTGTTCCGCTCTTAGGATTACGATGTTGACGAAGAGGCCATGATGAATCAGGTGTTGCAGCGCTCCATCATCGACCAGTGAGCAGAGGCCGCGTCTCCGCCGTCTCCTGATCCAGAGCTTCCATTTGTGTCCAGTGTGAAACCTTCGGCTCCTCCACTCTGGCTAGCACAGACCCGGCGTGGGCCGCGGCAGGCACACACACGTTTCTGATGGGGTGGGGGGTTCCGAAGCTGCCTTCTGTGGCCTGTGTGTCACGTGGTCTGCTCCGTGTGGGTCCTGCGGCAGAGACTCCAGCGTTTCCCCTGCTCCTCTCCACTTCTCCCAGGGCTCACCTCTCAGGGCCCCCCAGCCAGCCGGGACCTTGTCTGGGTCCCAAATAGCACAATGAGACACGCGCCACCGCCTCCTCCAAGCCTGCGAGCGCTGCCGGCCTTGCGTCTGGTGGGGCCGAGCTCCTGCGCCCCCGGCGGCTGCCCCCAGAAACATCTCCAGTCCTCTTGGTGACTGTTCTGGTCACGCATACTGGACACTGGCGGTTTGAAAGTGACATTTTCCCATTCTCCTAGCGTTAGCTGGCTCACTCTTCAGTGCCTGCTTGGTGCCTTGTTAGATCGCGGTGTGACCGTGGGTTCTCCGTGGAGGGGTTTCTGGGTCAGGAAGGGTGGCATCCGCCCGCCTGCGTGGGGAAGAGGCCAGTTAAGAGAAGTGGGAGAGCTGCAGCGTCGGCGTCTGATCTTCAGAGTGACGACGTTCTCGCAGATGACTGGGGCGCGTTTACCCCTCCTGGGAACCTGCTCACGTTCTTGTCTTTGAAACACACGGAGTCGTCCTCCAGCGAGGCGGGAGGGAAGGAGTGTGGGGCTGTGTGGGTTTAAGTTCTTTCTGCTTGGTAACAGACTAGACTGAGCTTTGTGTTCCTGTCCCAGGATGGCCTCTTAGGACGCTGGTCTCAGCCTGTAAATCTACCCTTTGAGCGCTGAGAACAGCCGTGGGAGGTGCACTGTGCGCCCCAGGCTCTCCCACAGCACTGTTGTGAGGCACACAGCCGTCTCCCGTGGGCACCGGCTGGAAGCCTGCTGTAGTGACAGCTCGGGAAGCTTGGGCGTTCAGCGCGGTTCCAGGCCGAGAGCCATCGCCTCGTGTGTAGGAGCAGACCTGGCAGTGAACAGGGGAATCTGGGCTGGGGTCCGTTCTTTTGGGTCACACGTCCAGTTCAGCAGGGAACTGTTCTGCTCCGTGGCCGAGGTCGCCTGTGCACTGCCGGCCCCTGGAGAGCTgcacacagccaggaaccagcGGAGACGGCTCCGGGGGGCGCAGAGTAATTGTGCTGAGTGTGGTACAGTTGGAAGGAGCCGGATGTTGGGGTCAGTTTCTTTGCTGTAATTTTGGGGGAAAGTTCACTGGGCCTCCTGAACCGAGATTGTCTGGTTGGGAGAGAAGTCCACAGGGCCTTCGTCTGTGGGCCCGTCTCACTTGTCTCACGGGGAAACCAAGaaacttctctccctctgttaagTGCACTTCATGTATTTGTAACACGATGACTTCCCAGAAAGTGACACTTGTTATGTTCTGGCTTTTACAAGGtggaatttaaataaatttcataatttatcCAACTGGTAAGCGGTGATGCCTGTGTTCATGACACATCCTGTGCTGAGTCTGGGGATCAAGGTCCTCAGAGCCGGCTCCCTCCTACGCCTGACCAGCTCGGGAGCGCGGCCCCCTCCTCTGACTTGGGAGGTGAGAACGGACCGTGCACTTGGCCAGGGCAGCGCTGAGACGTCGGGGGAAGGGGTTCTGCAGCTTagactcagcccccccccccccccccgggcattTCGGTCTGCActctgccactgcctgcagggggcGTCTGCCGAGCTCCTGAACCTGCCACCTACAGTGAGGGGCGACAGGgtctgcctcttctttttttaagcttcttttaaaaaattactattaatcacttatttgaaaagcagagttacagagagggaaaaagcgcttccatctgctggttcactccccaaatggctgcaacggccagggccaggctgatctggagccaggagccaggaacctcctccagggacccaagcacctgggccgtcctccgctgccttcccacgtGCGTCAGCAGGGAACAGTGGGGACCCGAaccggcgcccgtgtgggatgctgggcttcaggtggcagctttaaccgctgcaccacagcgccggccccaggatctGCCTCTTAAGGCTGTTAGGACTCAAAGCAGCTGTGCCGAACCCCGGCCCGGTGCTGCTGTTGGGGTGCCCCTGTGGTGGTCTCCTGAGGTGCTCCGTACTGATCCTGACCCCATAGGAACCTTGGGCTTCCTGTGGCCGTAAATGAGCCCAGCACGCCTGATCCCTACCCGCGTCCTACCTGTTGCTGCCCTAGCCAGGGGCGTGCGACTGTCGTCCCTACATCCACGCCGACCACCTTTGCCCAGCTTAAGTCCTAGACGTAACGAGTCAGGAATTTGTGCCTTTGTTTCCTGAAGTCTAGACTCCGGAAGTGAAGTCCCTTCTCCCACTAAAACAGGTGGAAAAAAAGTGCTGCCTGAGTGGGCCAGCGTGTAGAActggttaggccaccacctgtgacacctgcgtcccatagcAGCCAGTTCAGGCTCCTGccagtccaggtccctgctaatggcccgagtgcttggacccctgccgacCGTACGGGAGAttcgcatcagcccagctctggccgttatagccatttcaggagtgagccagtggatggagggtttctctccatccctgctccccgcccgccacgtaactctgcctttcaaataaaaaggaagttaCTTTCAAGTTCATCGTGAAATTGGAAACTAGTGCAGAGTGACAGTAGCCTCCGGACCCTCCCATCTCCACGTGGGCCTTGTCCAAGCCTCTCCCGGGACTCCAGTGCCCCTTGTCTTCCTCTTCCCAAGCAGCATGTGAGGGGGACTCGTTTCTTCTACCCTCTaactgctggcccctgtttttaaatttgttaaagatttctttatttgaaaggcagagttacagagacagaggagaccggtcttccatccgctgggtcactccccagatggccggagctgggacaaTACGAAGCTGGGAGCtactcccgggtctcccatgtgggtgcaggggcccaaggagttgggccatctctgctgctctcccaggccatggcagagagctggattggaagaggagcagccgggacttgaaccggcgcccatatgggataccagcgccgcaggcacaGGCGTAGCCTACAAGCTCCAGCTGATTGCCCACAAGCTGCCTCACTTCCTCAGTTTCCAATGTCTCCCACCAGAGGGCTCCACCCTGCCTCACGTACCCCGGCACCAGCGCTGGGGCTGGTCTCACGTCAGTAAGCCCAGCAGGTGCTTCCGCCTTACCTGTCCGGCCTGTGGTGTGCGTGCTGCTTGGCCTGCGATCCCCTGGCAATAGTTGCTTCTGTTGGCCTTTCTGGCGCAGTGCCTTCGCCCTGGCTGCCTCCTGTTAACTGTTGGAGTTCCTCGGTCCTCTGCTCCCTCCGCCCACCCTACCCACCGGCCCTGGCCGACTCCCGCTCACTCTTCTGTCCTTGGTTTCCAGGACTGGTGGTCAGTGCATCTCAATAGACGGTTCTAGAGCGGGCAGCTCTCCGGGTCACGGGTACCTGGAGCCGGCCCCTCATACACCTGCCCAGCTCCGTGACTTCCGGGAGCCTTAGGTTCTGCAtggctcagctcctgcagccTCCTGCCAGCCCACGCGTGCTAGGGCTCGCTCTCCCCGCAGCCGGTCATGAACCAGCCCGGTCGTCGTCTTACAAGCCCTTTGCTGTCTTCACACAGTGTCCCACGTCACCAAACCAAGCCGGCTGCAGCCACTGCCGAGCTCATCTTTTCCTCATCATCCTGCTGCCGCCACCTGCTGATCACAGCTTGGGTGCCGGGATTGGTGCCCTGCCCACCTGCTGATCACAGCTTGGGTGCCAGGATTGGTGCCCCGCCCACCTGCTCATCACAGCTTGGGTGCCAGGATTGGTGCCCCGCCCACCTGCTCATCACAGCTTGGGTGCCAGGATTGGTGCCCCGCCCACCTGCTCATCACAGCCTGGGTGCCAGGATCGGTTTCAGGTGTGACTCCTGTAGAAGGGTCCCTCTGTACTCGCCGGGGCGTTGGCTACACCTGTGGAGCCCAGGTTCCCTGAGGTCGGGCTGCCTGGCAGTCTCACTCGGGAACCCCACTGCAAACGACAAGGCTTGCACCTAACCTAAGCACAGGTGATCATTCGGTTGCCCCTTGTGTGGGAGTAGGTGGGGTTGGCTGCATCGGGAAGTGAATGCCAGGAATATTCATAGCAGCAAC is a window encoding:
- the RNF114 gene encoding E3 ubiquitin-protein ligase RNF114, whose amino-acid sequence is MAAQQQGREGGAPLAGAAAEADPLGRFTCPVCLEVYEKPVQVPCGHVFCSACLQECLKPKKPVCGVCRSALAPGVRAVELERQIESTETSCHGCRKNFFLSKIRAHVATCSKYQNYIMEGVKATTKDASLQPRNVPNRYTFPCPYCPEKNFDQEGLVEHCRLSHSMDTKSVVCPICASMPWGDPNYRSANFIEHIQRRHQFSYDTFVDYDVDEEAMMNQVLQRSIIDQ